The Medicago truncatula cultivar Jemalong A17 chromosome 4, MtrunA17r5.0-ANR, whole genome shotgun sequence genome includes a region encoding these proteins:
- the LOC11438802 gene encoding translocase of chloroplast 90, chloroplastic isoform X2, protein MSAPMLGRMKGFRDWVFSQLLSNSLISPTPLSGSNTLYLEDRPSQDLNDQAHTHSVALPIPSGTSNSSANQSNQSSSTLQQASDAEIYQSQHSGNGRRKDTLAKVEDLQVKFFRLLQRLGQSKENLLVAKVLYRMHLATLIRAEETDLQRVNLSSSGAREIANQHEAADMPQLDFSCRILVLGKTGVGKSATINSIFDQEKATTNAFQPATDCIQEIVGTVNGLNITFIDTPGFLPSSTNNVKRNKRIMLSVKRFIRKSPPDIVLYFERLDLINSGYSDFPLLKLITEVFGAAIWFNTILVMTHSSSSIPEGPNGYTVNYDSYTSQCTNLIQQYIHQAILDSRLENPALFVENHPQCPRNILGEKILPNGQIWRSQLLLFCICTKVLGDVNSLLKFQNGVELGPTNSARVPSLPHLLSSLLRHRSVSNQSGIDDEIEEILLSDKEEGDEYDQLPSIRILTKSQFEKLSKSQKEDYLDELEYRETLYLKKQMKEEYRRRKEKLLLEEQKFSDIDNSDDQQGPPEPVQLPDMAVPLSFDSDCAIHRYRCLVDNDQLLVRPVLDPQGWDHDVGFDGINLETTTEVKKNVYASVVGQMHKNKQDFNIQSECAAAYVNPMGPSYSIGVDVQSVGGKDMVCTVHSNTKLKNIKHNIADCGVSLTSFGKKYYVGAKLEDTLLIGKRLKFVINAGRMEGQGQVAHGGSFEACLRGEDYPIRNDNLSLTMTVLSFNKETVLSGNLQSEFRLSRSLKATVSANLNSRKMGQICIKTSSSEHLQIALVAVFSILKVLLHRKEI, encoded by the exons ATGTCCGCGCCTATGTTAG GTAGGATGAAAGGTTTTAGAGATTGGGTTTTCTCCCAGCTATTGTCCAATTCATTGATCTCGCCAACGCCGTTATCAGGCAGTAATACTTTATATCTTGAAGACCGTCCAAGTCAAGATCTTAATGACCAAG CTCACACACATTCTGTAGCATTGCCGATTCCGTCTGGCACATCAAACTCTTCTGCCAACCAGAGTAATCAGAGCAGTTCTACCTTGCAGCAAGCTTCAGATGCAGAAATTTATCAATCTCAACATAGTGGAAATGGAAGACGGAAGGATACTTTGGCAAAGGTTGAGGATCTCCAAGTTAAATTTTTCCGCCTTCTCCAGCGCCTTGGCCAGTCAAAAGAAAACCTCTTGGTCGCAAAGGTTCTTTATCGGATGCACCTGGCAACTTTGATTCGTGCTGAGGAAACGGATCTGCAAAGAGTTAACCTTAGTAGCAGTGGAGCTCGAGAAATAGCAAACCAACATGAGGCAGCTGATATGCCTCAATTGGACTTCTCCTGCAGAATACTTGTCCTTGGTAAAACAGGAGTTGGAAAAAGTGCCACTATAAACTCTATATTTGATCAAGAAAAAGCCACAACTAATGCTTTTCAACCTGCTACCGATTGCATCCAAGAAATTGTGGGAACTGTCAATGGGCTTAACATAACGTTTATTGATACCCCTGGTTTCCTGCCTTCCTCTACCAATAATGTGAAGAGAAATAAGAGGATCATGCTTTCTGTGAAGAGATTCATTAGAAAGTCACCTCCAGACATCGTTTTGTACTTTGAACGGCTTGATCTTATCAATTCTGGTTATAGTGACTTCCCACTTTTGAAACTCATAACCGAGGTATTTGGTGCGGCAATCTGGTTCAACACTATCTTAGTCATGACTCATTCATCTTCATCTATTCCAGAAGGACCTAATGGATATactgttaattatgattcgtaTACTTCTCAATGTACTAACCTAATACAGCAGTATATACATCAGGCAATTTTAGATTCAAGGCTAGAAAACCCTGCACTTTTTGTTGAGAACCATCCTCAGTGCCCTAGAAATATTTTGGGAGAGAAAATTCTTCCTAATGGACAGATTTGGAGATCTCAACTCTTGTTATTTTGCATTTGTACCAAAGTTCTGGGTGATGTAAATTCCCTCCTTAAGTTTCAGAACGGTGTGGAATTAGGACCGACAAACAGTGCCCGAGTTCCTTCTCTGCCCCATCTCCTTTCGTCCCTGTTACGCCATCGCTCTGTATCCAATCAAAGTggaattgatgatgaaattgaggAAATATTACTTTCAGACAAAGAAGAAGGAGATGAGTATGATCAACTTCCATCCATACGAATCCTGACAAAATCCCAGTTTGAAAAGTTGTCCAAGTCGCAAAAAGAAGATTATCTGGATGAATTGGAATACAGAGAGACCCTTTACTTAaagaaacaaatgaaagaaGAGTACCGTAGACGCAAGGAGAAGTTACTTTTAGAAGAGCAAAAGTTTTCTGATATCgataattctgatgatcaacAGGGTCCTCCAGAACCTGTTCAGTTACCAGATATGGCTGTTCCTCTAAGTTTTGATTCTGATTGCGCTATACATAGATACCgctgccttgttgataatgaccAATTACTTGTGAGACCTGTTCTTGATCCCCAAGGATGGGATCACGATGTGGGTTTTGATGGTATAAACTTGGAGACAACTACCGAAGTAAAGAAGAATGTATATGCCTCTGTTGTGGGACAAATGCATAAGAATAAGCAGGATTTCAATATTCAATCTGAGTGTGCTGCAGCTTATGTCAATCCGATGGGTCCTAGTTACTCTATTGGTGTTGACGTTCAATCTGTTGGTGGTAAAGATATGGTTTGTACCGTCCATAGCAacacaaaattgaaaaacataaagcaCAACATTGCTGACTGTGGTGTTTCTTTGACATCTTTCGGAAAGAAATACTACGTGGGTGCAAAACTTGAGGATACTTTGCTAATCGGAAAGAGATTAAAATTTGTGATTAATGCTGGCCGAATGGAAGGTCAGGGACAAGTGGCGCATGGTGGAAGTTTTGAAGCTTGTTTGCGAGGGGAAGATTATCCCATCAGAAATGACAACTTAAGCCTGACAATGACAGTCCTCTCCTTCAATAAAGAGACTGTGTTGAGTGGTAATTTACAATCTGAGTTCAGGTTGAGTCGAAGCCTGAAAGCAACTGTTAGTGCTAATCTAAATAGTCGCAAAATGGGGCAAATATGTATTAAGACTAGTAGTTCTGAGCATTTACAAATTGCCTTGGTTGcagttttctcaattttgaagGTTCTGTTACATAGAAAGGAAATCTAG
- the LOC11444988 gene encoding uncharacterized protein At2g34460, chloroplastic, giving the protein MAFPLIARNPTFHTFPSHTHHFTAPSSFRTKSLTIINFAKMEGSEITQQAVDDDLSLKKKVFVAGATGSTGKRIVEQLLAKGFAVKAGVRDLDKAKTSLSANPSLQFVKVDVTEGSDKLAEAIGDDTEAVVCATGFRPGWDLLAPWKVDNFGTVNLVEACRKVNVNRFILISSILVNGAAMGQLLNPAYIFLNVFGLTLVAKLQAENHIRKSGINYTIIRPGGLKNDPPTGNVVMEPEDTLYEGSISRDQVAEVAVESLAYPEASYKVVEIVARPDAPKRAYHDLFGSIVQR; this is encoded by the exons ATGGCTTTTCCTCTTATTGCAAGAAACCCTACATTCCACACTTTCCCATCCCACACTCACCATTTCACCGCTCCCTCTTCCTTCAGAACCAAATCTCTTACCATCATCAACTTCGCAAAG aTGGAAGGAAGTGAAATCACTCAACAAGCAGTGGATGATGATTTGAGTTTGAAGAAGAAAGTTTTTGTTGCTGGAGCTACCGGTAGCACTGGGAAAAGAATCGTGGAACAATTACTTGCAAAGGGTTTTGCTGTTAAAGCTGGGGTTAGAGACTTGGACAAAGCAAAAACTTCACTTTCTGCCAACCCATCTCTTCAATTT GTTAAAGTTGATGTCACAGAAGGttctgataagctagctgaagCAATCGGGGATGATACAGAAGCAGTAGTATGTGCCACAGGCTTTCGGCCAGGGTGGGATTTGCTTGCTCCGTGGAAg GTTGACAATTTTGGCACTGTAAACCTTGTTGAAGCATGCAGGAAAGTCAACGTTAACAGATTCATTCTTATAAGTTCCATTTTAGTCAATGGAGCAGCTATGGGACAGCTACTCAACCCAGCCTACATTTTTCTCAATGTTTTCGGACTCACCTTAGTGGCAAAATTACAGGCAGAAAATCATATCAGGAAATCTGGTATAAATTACACAATCATAAGACCGGGAGGGTTGAAAAACGATCCTCCTACTGGAAATGTTGTTATGGAGCCAGAG GACACACTTTATGAAGGTTCCATATCCAGAGATCAAGTTGCAGAGGTAGCTGTGGAATCGTTGGCTTATCCTGAGGCATCTTACAAAGTTGTGGAGATAGTCGCTCGACCTGATGCTCCTAAGCGCGCATATCATGATCTCTTTGGTTCCATAGTTCAGCGATGA
- the LOC11438801 gene encoding uncharacterized protein isoform X1, producing MEEEELNLNNNNNNKIPITQLIQVLEALKQASQNIQNHHNHFSDSNSSSIKALFQLHTILPTNSNISHHLTHLKSLVNSLQSSKPSLKSFITRPLSSHSITKTSAAIESELQSWIDRETVTTLSCLVSGNNNENEDELLQLLTRFSDRVSQGFNRELQQLVLNLKLFCSLESLLFDPKCSHRIREHAGFAISALIRFNKDVFVGEVLMNPTVEALIDIGSVRSIEVLCSLIRLIRSPIVDEIESNGEITKIIALLNSDNMKLSLLAMECVLEIGYFGRKEAVEGMLKEGVVEKFVELQRLESEFASCVARFAVQLEVGEGLRQREKRSFKGEILVRVREACVSDAEAATIVAEVLWGTSP from the coding sequence atggaagaagaagaattaaatctcaataacaacaacaacaacaaaatcccaATCACTCAACTTATTCAAGTTCTGGAAGCACTTAAACAAGCTTCTCAAAACATCCAAAATCACCATAATCACTTCTCAGATTCCAATTCATCTTCCATAAAAGCACTTTTCCAACTCCACACAATTCTTCCAACTAATTCAAACATCTCTCACCACCTCACCCACCTCAAATCCCTAGTCAACTCGCTCCAAAGCTCAAAACCGAGTCTCAAATCGTTCATAACTCGTCCCCTCTCATCTCACTCCATCACCAAAACCTCCGCCGCAATCGAATCCGAACTTCAATCATGGATCGACCGTGAAACTGTCACCACCCTCTCCTGTCTCGTCTCCGGCAACAACAATGAAAACGAAGACGAGTTGCTTCAACTTTTAACTCGGTTCTCTGACAGAGTCTCACAAGGCTTCAACCGCGAGTTACAACAACTCGTTCTCAATCTCAAACTATTTTGTTCGCTAGAGTCGCTTCTCTTTGATCCTAAATGTTCTCACCGAATTCGCGAACATGCCGGTTTTGCAATTTCAGCGTTGATTCGTTTCAACAAAGATGTATTCGTAGGTGAGGTTTTGATGAATCCTACAGTTGAAGCTTTGATTGATATCGGTTCTGTTCGTTCAATTGAAGTTCTATGTTCTTTGATTAGATTAATTAGATCACCGATCGTAGATGAAATTGAATCAAACGGAGAAATAACGAAAATCATAGCGTTGTTGAATTCAGATAATATGAAGTTGAGTTTACTAGCAATGGAGTGCGTTCTTGAAATTGGATATTTTGGAAGGAAGGAAGCGGTTGAAGGTATGTTGAAGGAAGGTGTGGTTGAGAAATTTGTTGAGTTGCAAAGATTGGAGAGTGAATTTGCGAGCTGTGTAGCGAGATTTGCAGTGCAATTGGAGGTTGGAGAAGGGCTGAGACAAAGAGAGAAAAGGAGTTTTAAGGGTGAAATATTAGTTAGGGTTAGAGAAGCTTGTGTTTCTGATGCTGAAGCTGCTACCATTGTTGCTGAAGTTTTGTGGGGTACTTCTCCATAG
- the LOC11438801 gene encoding uncharacterized protein isoform X2, with amino-acid sequence MEEEELNLNNNNNNKIPITQLIQVLEALKQASQNIQNHHNHFSDSNSSSIKALFQLHTILPTNSNISHHLTHLKSLVNSLQSSKPSLKSFITRPLSSHSITKTSAAIESELQSWIDRETVTTLSCLVSGNNNENEDELLQLLTRFSDRVSQGFNRELQQLVLNLKLFCSLESLLFDPKCSHRIREHAGFAISALIRFNKDVFVGEVLMNPTVEALIDIGSVRSIEVLCSLIRLIRSPIVDEIESNGEITKIIALLNSDNMKLSLLAMECVLEIGYFGRKEAVEGMLKEGVVEKFVELQRLESEFASCVARFAVQLEVGEGLRQREKRSFKGEILVRVREACVSDAEAATIVAEVLWCVN; translated from the exons atggaagaagaagaattaaatctcaataacaacaacaacaacaaaatcccaATCACTCAACTTATTCAAGTTCTGGAAGCACTTAAACAAGCTTCTCAAAACATCCAAAATCACCATAATCACTTCTCAGATTCCAATTCATCTTCCATAAAAGCACTTTTCCAACTCCACACAATTCTTCCAACTAATTCAAACATCTCTCACCACCTCACCCACCTCAAATCCCTAGTCAACTCGCTCCAAAGCTCAAAACCGAGTCTCAAATCGTTCATAACTCGTCCCCTCTCATCTCACTCCATCACCAAAACCTCCGCCGCAATCGAATCCGAACTTCAATCATGGATCGACCGTGAAACTGTCACCACCCTCTCCTGTCTCGTCTCCGGCAACAACAATGAAAACGAAGACGAGTTGCTTCAACTTTTAACTCGGTTCTCTGACAGAGTCTCACAAGGCTTCAACCGCGAGTTACAACAACTCGTTCTCAATCTCAAACTATTTTGTTCGCTAGAGTCGCTTCTCTTTGATCCTAAATGTTCTCACCGAATTCGCGAACATGCCGGTTTTGCAATTTCAGCGTTGATTCGTTTCAACAAAGATGTATTCGTAGGTGAGGTTTTGATGAATCCTACAGTTGAAGCTTTGATTGATATCGGTTCTGTTCGTTCAATTGAAGTTCTATGTTCTTTGATTAGATTAATTAGATCACCGATCGTAGATGAAATTGAATCAAACGGAGAAATAACGAAAATCATAGCGTTGTTGAATTCAGATAATATGAAGTTGAGTTTACTAGCAATGGAGTGCGTTCTTGAAATTGGATATTTTGGAAGGAAGGAAGCGGTTGAAGGTATGTTGAAGGAAGGTGTGGTTGAGAAATTTGTTGAGTTGCAAAGATTGGAGAGTGAATTTGCGAGCTGTGTAGCGAGATTTGCAGTGCAATTGGAGGTTGGAGAAGGGCTGAGACAAAGAGAGAAAAGGAGTTTTAAGGGTGAAATATTAGTTAGGGTTAGAGAAGCTTGTGTTTCTGATGCTGAAGCTGCTACCATTGTTGCTGAAG TTTTGTGGTGTGTGAATTAg
- the LOC11438802 gene encoding translocase of chloroplast 90, chloroplastic isoform X3, whose product MHLATLIRAEETDLQRVNLSSSGAREIANQHEAADMPQLDFSCRILVLGKTGVGKSATINSIFDQEKATTNAFQPATDCIQEIVGTVNGLNITFIDTPGFLPSSTNNVKRNKRIMLSVKRFIRKSPPDIVLYFERLDLINSGYSDFPLLKLITEVFGAAIWFNTILVMTHSSSSIPEGPNGYTVNYDSYTSQCTNLIQQYIHQAILDSRLENPALFVENHPQCPRNILGEKILPNGQIWRSQLLLFCICTKVLGDVNSLLKFQNGVELGPTNSARVPSLPHLLSSLLRHRSVSNQSGIDDEIEEILLSDKEEGDEYDQLPSIRILTKSQFEKLSKSQKEDYLDELEYRETLYLKKQMKEEYRRRKEKLLLEEQKFSDIDNSDDQQGPPEPVQLPDMAVPLSFDSDCAIHRYRCLVDNDQLLVRPVLDPQGWDHDVGFDGINLETTTEVKKNVYASVVGQMHKNKQDFNIQSECAAAYVNPMGPSYSIGVDVQSVGGKDMVCTVHSNTKLKNIKHNIADCGVSLTSFGKKYYVGAKLEDTLLIGKRLKFVINAGRMEGQGQVAHGGSFEACLRGEDYPIRNDNLSLTMTVLSFNKETVLSGNLQSEFRLSRSLKATVSANLNSRKMGQICIKTSSSEHLQIALVAVFSILKVLLHRKEI is encoded by the coding sequence ATGCACCTGGCAACTTTGATTCGTGCTGAGGAAACGGATCTGCAAAGAGTTAACCTTAGTAGCAGTGGAGCTCGAGAAATAGCAAACCAACATGAGGCAGCTGATATGCCTCAATTGGACTTCTCCTGCAGAATACTTGTCCTTGGTAAAACAGGAGTTGGAAAAAGTGCCACTATAAACTCTATATTTGATCAAGAAAAAGCCACAACTAATGCTTTTCAACCTGCTACCGATTGCATCCAAGAAATTGTGGGAACTGTCAATGGGCTTAACATAACGTTTATTGATACCCCTGGTTTCCTGCCTTCCTCTACCAATAATGTGAAGAGAAATAAGAGGATCATGCTTTCTGTGAAGAGATTCATTAGAAAGTCACCTCCAGACATCGTTTTGTACTTTGAACGGCTTGATCTTATCAATTCTGGTTATAGTGACTTCCCACTTTTGAAACTCATAACCGAGGTATTTGGTGCGGCAATCTGGTTCAACACTATCTTAGTCATGACTCATTCATCTTCATCTATTCCAGAAGGACCTAATGGATATactgttaattatgattcgtaTACTTCTCAATGTACTAACCTAATACAGCAGTATATACATCAGGCAATTTTAGATTCAAGGCTAGAAAACCCTGCACTTTTTGTTGAGAACCATCCTCAGTGCCCTAGAAATATTTTGGGAGAGAAAATTCTTCCTAATGGACAGATTTGGAGATCTCAACTCTTGTTATTTTGCATTTGTACCAAAGTTCTGGGTGATGTAAATTCCCTCCTTAAGTTTCAGAACGGTGTGGAATTAGGACCGACAAACAGTGCCCGAGTTCCTTCTCTGCCCCATCTCCTTTCGTCCCTGTTACGCCATCGCTCTGTATCCAATCAAAGTggaattgatgatgaaattgaggAAATATTACTTTCAGACAAAGAAGAAGGAGATGAGTATGATCAACTTCCATCCATACGAATCCTGACAAAATCCCAGTTTGAAAAGTTGTCCAAGTCGCAAAAAGAAGATTATCTGGATGAATTGGAATACAGAGAGACCCTTTACTTAaagaaacaaatgaaagaaGAGTACCGTAGACGCAAGGAGAAGTTACTTTTAGAAGAGCAAAAGTTTTCTGATATCgataattctgatgatcaacAGGGTCCTCCAGAACCTGTTCAGTTACCAGATATGGCTGTTCCTCTAAGTTTTGATTCTGATTGCGCTATACATAGATACCgctgccttgttgataatgaccAATTACTTGTGAGACCTGTTCTTGATCCCCAAGGATGGGATCACGATGTGGGTTTTGATGGTATAAACTTGGAGACAACTACCGAAGTAAAGAAGAATGTATATGCCTCTGTTGTGGGACAAATGCATAAGAATAAGCAGGATTTCAATATTCAATCTGAGTGTGCTGCAGCTTATGTCAATCCGATGGGTCCTAGTTACTCTATTGGTGTTGACGTTCAATCTGTTGGTGGTAAAGATATGGTTTGTACCGTCCATAGCAacacaaaattgaaaaacataaagcaCAACATTGCTGACTGTGGTGTTTCTTTGACATCTTTCGGAAAGAAATACTACGTGGGTGCAAAACTTGAGGATACTTTGCTAATCGGAAAGAGATTAAAATTTGTGATTAATGCTGGCCGAATGGAAGGTCAGGGACAAGTGGCGCATGGTGGAAGTTTTGAAGCTTGTTTGCGAGGGGAAGATTATCCCATCAGAAATGACAACTTAAGCCTGACAATGACAGTCCTCTCCTTCAATAAAGAGACTGTGTTGAGTGGTAATTTACAATCTGAGTTCAGGTTGAGTCGAAGCCTGAAAGCAACTGTTAGTGCTAATCTAAATAGTCGCAAAATGGGGCAAATATGTATTAAGACTAGTAGTTCTGAGCATTTACAAATTGCCTTGGTTGcagttttctcaattttgaagGTTCTGTTACATAGAAAGGAAATCTAG
- the LOC11438802 gene encoding translocase of chloroplast 90, chloroplastic isoform X1, which yields MSAPMLVGRMKGFRDWVFSQLLSNSLISPTPLSGSNTLYLEDRPSQDLNDQAHTHSVALPIPSGTSNSSANQSNQSSSTLQQASDAEIYQSQHSGNGRRKDTLAKVEDLQVKFFRLLQRLGQSKENLLVAKVLYRMHLATLIRAEETDLQRVNLSSSGAREIANQHEAADMPQLDFSCRILVLGKTGVGKSATINSIFDQEKATTNAFQPATDCIQEIVGTVNGLNITFIDTPGFLPSSTNNVKRNKRIMLSVKRFIRKSPPDIVLYFERLDLINSGYSDFPLLKLITEVFGAAIWFNTILVMTHSSSSIPEGPNGYTVNYDSYTSQCTNLIQQYIHQAILDSRLENPALFVENHPQCPRNILGEKILPNGQIWRSQLLLFCICTKVLGDVNSLLKFQNGVELGPTNSARVPSLPHLLSSLLRHRSVSNQSGIDDEIEEILLSDKEEGDEYDQLPSIRILTKSQFEKLSKSQKEDYLDELEYRETLYLKKQMKEEYRRRKEKLLLEEQKFSDIDNSDDQQGPPEPVQLPDMAVPLSFDSDCAIHRYRCLVDNDQLLVRPVLDPQGWDHDVGFDGINLETTTEVKKNVYASVVGQMHKNKQDFNIQSECAAAYVNPMGPSYSIGVDVQSVGGKDMVCTVHSNTKLKNIKHNIADCGVSLTSFGKKYYVGAKLEDTLLIGKRLKFVINAGRMEGQGQVAHGGSFEACLRGEDYPIRNDNLSLTMTVLSFNKETVLSGNLQSEFRLSRSLKATVSANLNSRKMGQICIKTSSSEHLQIALVAVFSILKVLLHRKEI from the exons ATGTCCGCGCCTATGTTAG TAGGTAGGATGAAAGGTTTTAGAGATTGGGTTTTCTCCCAGCTATTGTCCAATTCATTGATCTCGCCAACGCCGTTATCAGGCAGTAATACTTTATATCTTGAAGACCGTCCAAGTCAAGATCTTAATGACCAAG CTCACACACATTCTGTAGCATTGCCGATTCCGTCTGGCACATCAAACTCTTCTGCCAACCAGAGTAATCAGAGCAGTTCTACCTTGCAGCAAGCTTCAGATGCAGAAATTTATCAATCTCAACATAGTGGAAATGGAAGACGGAAGGATACTTTGGCAAAGGTTGAGGATCTCCAAGTTAAATTTTTCCGCCTTCTCCAGCGCCTTGGCCAGTCAAAAGAAAACCTCTTGGTCGCAAAGGTTCTTTATCGGATGCACCTGGCAACTTTGATTCGTGCTGAGGAAACGGATCTGCAAAGAGTTAACCTTAGTAGCAGTGGAGCTCGAGAAATAGCAAACCAACATGAGGCAGCTGATATGCCTCAATTGGACTTCTCCTGCAGAATACTTGTCCTTGGTAAAACAGGAGTTGGAAAAAGTGCCACTATAAACTCTATATTTGATCAAGAAAAAGCCACAACTAATGCTTTTCAACCTGCTACCGATTGCATCCAAGAAATTGTGGGAACTGTCAATGGGCTTAACATAACGTTTATTGATACCCCTGGTTTCCTGCCTTCCTCTACCAATAATGTGAAGAGAAATAAGAGGATCATGCTTTCTGTGAAGAGATTCATTAGAAAGTCACCTCCAGACATCGTTTTGTACTTTGAACGGCTTGATCTTATCAATTCTGGTTATAGTGACTTCCCACTTTTGAAACTCATAACCGAGGTATTTGGTGCGGCAATCTGGTTCAACACTATCTTAGTCATGACTCATTCATCTTCATCTATTCCAGAAGGACCTAATGGATATactgttaattatgattcgtaTACTTCTCAATGTACTAACCTAATACAGCAGTATATACATCAGGCAATTTTAGATTCAAGGCTAGAAAACCCTGCACTTTTTGTTGAGAACCATCCTCAGTGCCCTAGAAATATTTTGGGAGAGAAAATTCTTCCTAATGGACAGATTTGGAGATCTCAACTCTTGTTATTTTGCATTTGTACCAAAGTTCTGGGTGATGTAAATTCCCTCCTTAAGTTTCAGAACGGTGTGGAATTAGGACCGACAAACAGTGCCCGAGTTCCTTCTCTGCCCCATCTCCTTTCGTCCCTGTTACGCCATCGCTCTGTATCCAATCAAAGTggaattgatgatgaaattgaggAAATATTACTTTCAGACAAAGAAGAAGGAGATGAGTATGATCAACTTCCATCCATACGAATCCTGACAAAATCCCAGTTTGAAAAGTTGTCCAAGTCGCAAAAAGAAGATTATCTGGATGAATTGGAATACAGAGAGACCCTTTACTTAaagaaacaaatgaaagaaGAGTACCGTAGACGCAAGGAGAAGTTACTTTTAGAAGAGCAAAAGTTTTCTGATATCgataattctgatgatcaacAGGGTCCTCCAGAACCTGTTCAGTTACCAGATATGGCTGTTCCTCTAAGTTTTGATTCTGATTGCGCTATACATAGATACCgctgccttgttgataatgaccAATTACTTGTGAGACCTGTTCTTGATCCCCAAGGATGGGATCACGATGTGGGTTTTGATGGTATAAACTTGGAGACAACTACCGAAGTAAAGAAGAATGTATATGCCTCTGTTGTGGGACAAATGCATAAGAATAAGCAGGATTTCAATATTCAATCTGAGTGTGCTGCAGCTTATGTCAATCCGATGGGTCCTAGTTACTCTATTGGTGTTGACGTTCAATCTGTTGGTGGTAAAGATATGGTTTGTACCGTCCATAGCAacacaaaattgaaaaacataaagcaCAACATTGCTGACTGTGGTGTTTCTTTGACATCTTTCGGAAAGAAATACTACGTGGGTGCAAAACTTGAGGATACTTTGCTAATCGGAAAGAGATTAAAATTTGTGATTAATGCTGGCCGAATGGAAGGTCAGGGACAAGTGGCGCATGGTGGAAGTTTTGAAGCTTGTTTGCGAGGGGAAGATTATCCCATCAGAAATGACAACTTAAGCCTGACAATGACAGTCCTCTCCTTCAATAAAGAGACTGTGTTGAGTGGTAATTTACAATCTGAGTTCAGGTTGAGTCGAAGCCTGAAAGCAACTGTTAGTGCTAATCTAAATAGTCGCAAAATGGGGCAAATATGTATTAAGACTAGTAGTTCTGAGCATTTACAAATTGCCTTGGTTGcagttttctcaattttgaagGTTCTGTTACATAGAAAGGAAATCTAG